The window ATATGGCACACCTTAAAATAGGAGCTGTTGGAAGTAAAACTAAAGAGCTTCTTGAAGGGTACAAATTAAAAGCTGACTTTATGCCAGAAGAGTATCTTATAGATAGACTTGCTGAGATGTCAGTAAAATACACAAATCCTGGAGAAAATATTTTGATTATCACTTCAGATATATCTCCTTGTGATCCTGAAAAATACAACTCTTTATATAAAGATAGACACTTTGATAAGATAGTTGCTTATAAGACTAAAAAAATCATAAGAGATAAAAAAGAGGTATTAGATACACTTAAATCTGTAGAGGTAGTTACATTCTTAAGCTCATCTACAGTTGATGCCTTTATGGAGAGTATAGAGGGAGACCTTGAAGCTGTAAAAGATATAAAATTTGCTTCAATTGGTCCAGTTACAAGTGAAACAATGAGAAAACATGGTCTATCTGTAGACTATGAAGCTAAAATTTATAATGTAGACGGTATTATAGAAGCTATAAAATAGCTCAAGGAGGCAAAAAATGTTTACAAGAACAAGAAGACTTAGAAGTTCAAAACTTTTAAGAGAGGTTGTAAGAAACGTAAGACTTAGTATTGACGAACTTATCTACCCTATATTTGTTGAAGAGGGAGAAAATATAAAAGAAGAAATCCCATCAATGCCTGGACAATACAGATTTTCATTAGATAATCTTGCACCAGAGCTTGATGAATTAAGAGATCTTGGAATCAAGACTTTAATAGTTTTCGGTATTCCAAAACACAAAGATCCAGTTGGTTCAGAAGCTTACAATCCAAAAGGAATCGTACAGGAAGCTGTAAGATTTATCAAAAAGAATTATCCTGAATTCCTTATCATAACAGACGTTTGTATGTGTGAATACACATCTCACGGACACTGTGGAATATTAGATGGTTGCGACGTTAAAAATGATGAAACTATTAAATATATAGCTAAGATAGCTGTTTCTCACGTAGAGGCTGGAGCTGATATTGTTGCTCCTTCAGATATGATGGATGGAAGAATTTTAGCTATCAGAGAAGCATTAGATGAACATGGATATGTAAATACTCCTATTATGGCATACAGCGTTAAATATGCATCAAACTACTATGGACCTTTCAGAGATGCAGCTGACTCTACTCCTAGCTTTGGAGATAGAAAAACTTATCAAATGGACTATAGAAGTTCTAAAGAGTTCTATAGAGAAGTTGAATCTGACATTGAAGAGGGAGCAGACTTTATAATGGTTAAACCTGCCCTTGCTTACCTTGATGTTTTAAAAGCTGTTGAAAATGTTTCTCTTCCAGTAGTTGCTTACAATGTAAGTGGTGAATACTCTATGGTTAAAGCTGCTGCATTAAATGGATGGATCAACGAAAAAGGTATAGTTATGGAAAACATGTATGCTATGAAGAGAGCTGGTGCAGAACTTATCATTACTTACCACGCAAAAGATATTGCTAAATGGGTAAAAGATGGAGAGGTTACACTTTAGGAGGTAAAAATGAATCACGAAATTTCAACAGAGATATTTAAAAAGGCTGAAAAATATATTCCAGGTGGAGTAAACAGCCCAGTTAGAGCTTTTAAATCTGTAAATAGAAAAGCTCCAATATTTGCTTGCAAAGGTAAAGGTGCAAGAGTATGGGACGAAGATGGAAATGAATATATAGACTTTATCTGTTCTTGGGGACCTATGATATTAGGACACAATGCAGAAGTAGTAATGAATGGAGTAAGAGAAGCTATTGAACATGGAAGTTCTTTTGGACTACCTACTAAAATGGAAGTTGAATTAGCCCAGCTTATTACAAAATGCTGCCCATCAATAGA of the Fusobacterium sp. DD2 genome contains:
- the hemB gene encoding porphobilinogen synthase, which encodes MFTRTRRLRSSKLLREVVRNVRLSIDELIYPIFVEEGENIKEEIPSMPGQYRFSLDNLAPELDELRDLGIKTLIVFGIPKHKDPVGSEAYNPKGIVQEAVRFIKKNYPEFLIITDVCMCEYTSHGHCGILDGCDVKNDETIKYIAKIAVSHVEAGADIVAPSDMMDGRILAIREALDEHGYVNTPIMAYSVKYASNYYGPFRDAADSTPSFGDRKTYQMDYRSSKEFYREVESDIEEGADFIMVKPALAYLDVLKAVENVSLPVVAYNVSGEYSMVKAAALNGWINEKGIVMENMYAMKRAGAELIITYHAKDIAKWVKDGEVTL